The DNA segment TTCTTGGCGACGGCGATGCCGTACGGGGCCGCCTCGACCTGGTCGCCCACGACCTCGAAGTCCTTGCCGCCGCCCGAGGTCTTCACCGCGTAGGCGGCGACCGGGAAGTCGGAGGAGGCGGCGTCCACGCCGCCGGAGCGCAGCCGGGTCTGGGACTGCTGGTCGTCGTCGAACGGCTCGATGCTGATCTTCTTGCCGGCCGGACACTTCTTCGTCTCCTGCTTGGCCAGGTCCTCGGAGACCGTGCCGCGCTGGACGGCGAGCTTCTTGCCGCACAGGTCCGACCAGTCGGTGATGCCCTTGGTCTCGCCCTTGCGCGTGTAGATGGAGACGCCGGCCGTCAGGTAGTCGACGAAGTCGACGCCCTCGCCGACCTTCTTGCCCGTGTCGGGGTCGACGCCCTCCTGACGGTTCTTGTTGTCCGTCATCGCGGACATGGCCATGTTGAACCGGCCGGAGCGCAGACCGGTGAGCAGGCCGTCGAACGTGCCGTCCTCGAAACTGAACTTCACACCGAGCTGGTCGCCGAGGGCGGTGGCGAGGTCCGGGTCGATGCCGACTACCTTGCCGGAGGAGTCCTTGAACTCGACCGGGGCGTAGTGGATGTCGGAACCGACCTTGATCTCGCCCTTGCTCCGGAGGTCGGAGGGAAGCAGATCGGCGAGGGGCGCGGTGGAGGAGGCGCTGCCGGAGTCCTTGCCCTTGGTCTGGTCGCCGCAGCCGGTGAGGAGCAGGGTGCCGGCGACCGCGATCGCACCGGCCGCTGCGATCCGGGACCGTGCGGTCGTACGACGGGTGGAGCTTGCGGTCATCGTGGTTCCTCCGGCGGATGGGAAGAGAAGACGTACCGATGGGGTCGACGAGAACACACACCTTCGGGTGCCGCGACCTCGTGGGTTTACGGCATCCTGCCATTCGGACTACGCCATTCAGGGGCGTCACAATGTCAAAATCGGATAACGGGTGACCGAGAACCGCATCAGGTCGGTACATCCGCGCTCCATTCAGACCGGATGATCTGCGGAAATACGCTGTTCACACCGGAAGATCCGCAGTGGGTCTCACAATCCGGACGGCCGGTGTGCGGCGATTCGGGGGATTCGCGGGGCGGTTGAGGTTCCCCTGAGGTGCGCCCGCGGGCGCCGTGTGCGAGGGGTGCGGGGAGGACCGGGAGGGCTCGGGGGCATGCCGGGACGACATGTGACCTTGCGCCTAATGGACTCGTGGTCCGCCCCTCCGTCCGGTATGAAGGTTCTTTACACCCCTCATCCGGGGCTCAGGGCGCGTGTGCGGCGCGCCCGTCGCGTATGTGCTCGTACGTATCCGTCAATCGAGCCGTGCGCGGTGCCCGCCCACTCCTCACCCGGAGTGGTCGACCCTCAACCATGCATACCTAAGGGGTAAGACAAAGTGGCAGCGGAGATCGTCAATCCTCGCAGCGACAGCGGTGCCGGACCGGAGGGCGGGGCCGAGCCCCTGGACTCCTTCGACCCCGCTTTCGCGCTGCACCGCGGCGGCAAGATGGCCGTGCGGGCCACCGTGCCGATCCGGGACACGGAAGACCTTTCCCTCGCGTACACCCCCGGCGTCGCGCGCGTGTGCACCGCGATCGCGGAAACGCCGGAGCTGGTCAACGACTACACCTGGAAGTCCTCGGTCGTCGCCGTCGTCACCGACGGCACGGCCGTGCTCGGTCTCGGGGACATCGGTCCCGAGGCGTCCCTCCCCGTGATGGAGGGCAAGGCGATCCTGTTCAAGCAGTTCGGCGGGGTCGACGCGGTGCCGATCGCCCTCGACTGCACCGGCGTCGACGAGATCGTGGAGACCGTCGTCCGGCTCGCCCCCTCCTTCGGCGGGGTGAACCTGGAGGACATCTCCGCGCCGCGCTGCTTCGAGATCGAGCGGCGCCTCCAGGAGCGGCTGGACATCCCGGTCTTCCACGACGACCAGCACGGCACCGCCGTCGTCACGCTGGCCGCGCTGCGCAACGCGGCCCGGCTCAGCGGACGCGAGATCGGGCAGCTCCGGGTCGTCATCTCCGGGGCGGGGGCGGCCGGCGTCGCCATCGCCCGGATGCTGATCGAGGCCGGCATCGGGGACGTCGCGGTCGCGGACCGCAAGGGCGTCGTCTCCGCCGACCGGACCGACCTGACCGACGTCAAGCGGGAGTTGGCCTCCTTCACCAACAAGGCGAAGCTCACCGGCACGCTGGAGGACGCGCTGGCCGGCGCCGACGTGTTCGTCGGCGTCTCCGGTGGCACCGTCTCCGAGGAGGCGGTCGCCTCCATGGCGAAGGGCGCCTTCGTCTTCGCCATGGCCAACCCGAACCCCGAGGTGCACCCGGAGGTCGCGCACAAGTACGCGGCCGTCGTCGCCACCGGGCGCTCGGACTTCCCCAACCAGATCAACAACGTGCTCGCCTTCCCCGGCATCTTCGCCGGTGCGCTCCAGGTGCGGGCCTCCCGGATCACCGAGGGTATGAAGATCGCCGCCGCCGAGGCGCTCGCCGCCGTCGTCGGCGACGACCTCTCCGCCGACTACGTGATCCCCTCGCCGTTCGACGAGCGCGTCGCCCCTGCGGTCACGGCCGCCGTCGCGGCCGCGGCCCGAGCGGAGGGCGTCGCCCGGCGCTGAGCCTGCGCGCAGGCGGTCGACGGGATTCGACGGGAACGGCCTCGCCCCTTGGGGGCGGGGCCGTTCGTGCTGTCGGGGCTCGTCGTCGTTTTGCGCCGGGCCGGTGGGTCGTCGCCGGGTCCCCGTGAGGGGCTGCGCGCAAGAGGGGGTGTGTCACACCGTCGGATGGTTCCGTCCGGGCGGGGCGGAATCTATCGTCGACGGCATGTTCGCCGCCTATGCCACCCGGATCGACCGTGATCAGCCGCTCTCCGGCCTGGAGTTGGGGGAGCGTCCGGCCCCCGAGGCCCGGCCGGGCTGGAGCACCGTCGACGTCCGCGCCGCCTCCCTCAACCACCATGACCTCTGGTCCCTGCGGGGCGTCGGCCTGCCCGAGGAACGGCTGCCGATGATCCTCGGCTGTGACGCCGCCGGGATCGACGAGGACGGCAACGAGGTCGTCCTGCACTCCGTCATCGGCCAGAGCGGTCACGGGGTCGGCCCCCGCGAACCCCGCTCCATCCTCACCGAGCGCTACCAGGGCACCTTCGCCGAGCAGGTCGCCGTCCCCACCTGGAACGTGCTGCCCAAGCCGAAGGAACTCTCCTTCGCCGAGGCCGCCTGTCTGCCCACCGCCTGGCTGACCGCGTACCGGATGCTGTTCACCAACGCCGGGGTACGGCCCGGTGACTCGGTGCTGGTGCAGGGTGCGGGCGGAGGTGTCGCCACGGCCGCGATCGTGCTCGGCCGGGCGGCAGGGCTGCGGGTCTTCGCGACCAGCCGGGACGAGGCCAAGCGGAAGCGGGCGCTGGAACTGGGCGCCGTCGAGGCCCTGGAGCCGGGGGCGCGGCTGCCGCAGCGGGTGGACGCCGTCATCGAGACCGTGGGCGCCGCGACCTGGTCGCACTCCATCAAGTCCCTGCGTCCCGGCGGCACCGTGGTGATCTCCGGCGCCACCAGCGGCGACCGGCCCTCGCACGCCGAACTGACCCGGATCTTCTTCCTCGAACTCAAGGTCGTCGGCTCGACCATGGGCACCAAGGACGAGCTGGAGGACCTGCTCGCCTTCTGCGCCACGACCGGCGTACGTCCCGTCATCGACGAGATCCTCCCGCTGGACCGCGCCCGCGAGGGCTTCGAACGGCTGGAGTCCGGCGAGCAGTTCGGGAAGATCGTGCTCAGCAACTCCTGAACCGCTCGGCGGAGGAGGCGGGTCCGGTGTGCCGGGCCCGCCTTTTCGCGCACCTCCTTGTCAACGTGGGTTGACATTCCCGATCCTGTCAACCTAGGTTGACATCATGACGGATGCAACGGATCTCGCCCAGCGGGCCGGTGACCGCGATCCGCGGGTCGGGCTGCGGGCCGTGGCCGCACTGCGCAGGCTGCTGGAGCAGCTGGAGGCGGTGCAGGTGCGCGGGGCGCGCAATCAGGGCTGGTCGTGGCAGGAGATCGCCGCCGAGCTGGGTGTCAGCAGGCAGGCCGTGCACAAGAAATACGGGAGGCAGTGATGTTCGAACGCTTCACCAAGGACGCCCGTGACGTCGTCCAGGGCGCGGTCGCCCACGCGGAACGGGCGGGCGTACGGTCCATCGGCGCCGAACACCTGCTGCTCGCCCTCCTCGACCGTGAGGGCAGCCGGGCCTCTTTCGCCTTCGCCGCCCTCGGCCTCGCCGAACGCAAGGACTCCGTGCGCGAGGCGCTGGCCGAGACGCGGCGCCGGGCGGGGCTGACCCGCGCGGACACGGACGCCCTCGCCGGACTCGGCATCGACGTCACGGAGATCGTCGCCAGGGTCGAGGAGGCCCACGGCGCCGGTGCCCTGTCCGGCGACCGCCGGGACACGGGCGGCTGGCCGGGCCGCCGGACCTTCGAGCAGGACGCCAAGGACGTGCTGGAGGGGGCGCTGCGCGCCGCCGTCGGCCGCCGTGACCGGCGCATCGGCGACGAGCACCTCCTGCTCGCCCTCACCGTGCGGCCCGGGGTCCCCGCCGAGGTGCTCGCCGACCACGGCGTGACCCAGGAGTCGCTGCTGCGGGTCCTGTACGGCGAGGGGACCGCCCAGGCGGGCTGACCCGAGTCCACCTGCCGGGGGGGGCTCAGACCTTCGGGCCGTTGAGTATCGCTCCGATGTGGGCCGCCGCCGTCGACAGATGGCGGCGGACGTCCGCGAGCTGGGTCTCGGTGACGCCGTGGTCGCGGGCCGCGTCCCGGACGTCGTCCCGGAAGCGGTCCAGCAGGCGGTCCAGGTCGCGGGCCGGTTCGCCGGTGGGGGGCTCGTGGGTCCAGGCCGGCGTGTACTCCATCGGGAAGTCCGGCGGGGTCTCGGAGTACTCCGGGCCGGGCTCGGCCTTGGCGCCTCCGGCACCCGTCGTGCCGCTCCGCCGGGTGTGCTCCTTGCCGAAGTCGCCGAAGTTGCCGAACTCCCGCGCCAGTTCGGTCAGGCCCTCGCGGACCCCGGTCGGCCAGTCGCCCCGGGTGAAGTGGTCCTGCACCCGCTCCTGGACCCGGCCCGCCAGGCGCCGCATCTCCTCCTGGGCCTGGGCGTTGGCCCGCGACTGCGCCTCCTGGGCCTGGCGCCGGGCCGCTTGCGCCTCCTCGCGGGCGCGGCGGCTCTCGTCCTTGGCGCGCCGAGCCTGCTCCTTCCACTCCTGCTTGGCGCGGCGCATCTCCTCCTTGGCGGTCCGCCACGCCTCGGAGTCGCCCCGGGCGCCCGGCTCGTCGTGAGTGCCCGGACCGGTGCTGCCCGCCTTGCCGGAGCCGGTACGGGAGGCGGCCGCGCGCATCTCGCGCCGGAGGTCTCCCGCCGCGCCCCGGACGTCGGCCTTGATCTCGGCGGCGAGTTCCGCGACGGACTCGCCGATCTCCATCTCCAGGTCGGCCAGTTCACCGCTGCGGTCGGCCAGTTCGGCCCGGCCCGCGTCGGTGATCGAGTAGACCTTGCGGCCGCCCTCGGTGGTGTGGGTGACCAGGCCCTCGGCCTCCAGCTTGGCCAGGCGCGGGTAGACCGTGCCGGCCGAGGGGGCGTACAGGCCCTGGAAGCGCTCCTCCAGGAGCCGGATCACCTCGTAGCCGTGGCGCGGGGCCTCGTCGAGGAGCTTGAGGAGGTACAGGCGGAGGCGGCCGTGGGCGAAGACGGGGGGCATGTCAGAGCACCTTCTTGTCGGTCGTGCCGTCCGTGGGGGAGGCGGAGGCGGGGCCGGACTCCCAGGCGCTGTCGTCGTCCTCCTCGGCCGGGCGGCGCAGCAGGGCGATCGAGCCGGAGACGGTGGTGGCCCGGAGCTTGCCGCTGCCCGAGCCGAGGCGGCCGGTGATCTTGTGGGCGCCCCACTGGCCCTGGACGCGCAGGCCGTCGAAGGCGTTGGAGATCGAGCCGCTCGCGGTGTTCGCCTCCACGTCGGTGTCGCCCGGGTGCGGGAGCCGTATGGCGATCTCGCCGGAGACGCTGGTCAGCCGTACGTCGGTGGGGCCCTCCGGGTCCAGGTCGATGATCATGGAGCCGCTGACCGAGTCGGCGCGCACCGAGGGGCCCGTGCCCTCGACCACCGTCAGGTCGCCGGAGACCGACTTGAACCGCAGGTCGCCGCTGACGGCCTGGGCCTCCACGCTGCCCGAGACGGTGTCCGCGCGGACCGGGCCGGAGACGCCGACCAGGGTGGTGTCGCCGGTGACCCCCTTCACCACGGACGGACCCCGCACCCCGGAGACCACCGCGGCGGCGCCCACGACGCCCACCTCGACGTGGGTGCTCGCGGGGACGGCCAGCGTGACCACCGCGCTGCGGCGCCAGCCGTCACGGTCCAGCCACTTCAGGAAGCCCTTCCAGGGCAGGTCCTCGTACGCCACCGTCAGGGTGCCGTGCCGGTGCGTGACGATCAGGGGTGGGCCCTCGATGTCCGAGATCTCCAGCCGGGCGGAACTCTCCTCGGTGCCCACGACGTTCACCGTGCCGTTGACCACGCGGACGTGCAGCTCGGTCACGGGGGCGTCGAAGCTCAGCTTCTGGGGTTCGGCGACGGTCCACTCGGACACGGGTCCTCCTCGGGCGAGACGCAGACAGGCAGCGGACAGACAGCGGACAGGCAGCGGACAAGCGGGTGACAAGCGGGCGGAGCGGGGCGATGCGCGGTGGGCGAGCGCACCCACCCGTCACGCCATATCGCGTCTCCTGTCATTCACGATATATCGTGGCTGCCGGAAGTCAAGACACCCTTTCGGGGGACGTGGGCCCGGCGCTCTCCGGGCATGGCTGTGCGGACCCTGCCCCTTCGGGCGGGCCCGCAGGCAATGTGGGCGGCGGCGGCCGGCGCCCCCGGTGAGTGCCCCGAGCGGCTACTCGTCGTCCTCGTCGTCCAGCCGCGCCAGCCAGGTGGCCAGGCGCTCCACCGGGACCTCGAAGTCGGGGTTCAGGTCGACGAACGTACGCAGCTGCTCGGCGAGCCACTCGAAGGTGACCTCTTCCTCGCCGCGCCGCTTCTCCAGTTCTTCGATGCCTCGGTCGGTGAAGTACATGGATGACGCTCCGTCGGTTTCTGCAGGGGTAGGGCCGGTCCCGGGCGGGAAGAACCCTCACTCGCGGATGTGACCGCGAGGGGAGAGGGCGCCGCCTGTTCCGGCTGGGGAGCCGGGAGAGGACAGGAAAAGCATAGGCAGCCGCCGGGCGCGATGGGCAGTCGGTGCCGAGGGGGCGCCGGTCACGGCCGGCCACGGGGGACGAGCGGGGAGAGGACGGGGGTCCGATGGACGGGGACTCGACGCGGGTGGCGCGGATCGAGCTGCCGGACGGCACACCGGTGTGGGCGCGGATCTCGGGCGCCGGGGAGCCGGCGTACACCGAGGAGCTGTCGTACACCGACACCGGTTTCCACGAGCGGGTGGAGGCGAGCGTGGAGAGCCTGCACTCGCTGATCACCGGGGTCGCGCGCTCGCTCGCCGGCCCGCTGAGCGCGGTACGGCCCGACGAGGTCAGCGTGGAGTTCGGCATCGAGCTGACCGCGAAGGCCGGCAAGGTCGTCGGCCTCCTCGCGGACGGCGAGGCCAAGGCGGCGCTCACGGTCACCCTGACATGGAACGGCGGGCCGCCCGAGCCGGGGACCGCGCCGGGCGGAGGTGGTCCGGTGCCCCCCGGTGGAGCCGGGCCGGGAGCGGGGCCCACGGACACCGGGCCCAGGCCGGACGGCCCCCCGCCGGGAACCGGCCCCGCGCCCGCAGCGCCCGGAGCCGGGTCCGGGTCCG comes from the Streptomyces seoulensis genome and includes:
- a CDS encoding ABC transporter substrate-binding protein, whose translation is MTASSTRRTTARSRIAAAGAIAVAGTLLLTGCGDQTKGKDSGSASSTAPLADLLPSDLRSKGEIKVGSDIHYAPVEFKDSSGKVVGIDPDLATALGDQLGVKFSFEDGTFDGLLTGLRSGRFNMAMSAMTDNKNRQEGVDPDTGKKVGEGVDFVDYLTAGVSIYTRKGETKGITDWSDLCGKKLAVQRGTVSEDLAKQETKKCPAGKKISIEPFDDDQQSQTRLRSGGVDAASSDFPVAAYAVKTSGGGKDFEVVGDQVEAAPYGIAVAKKDTQLRDALKAALNAIIKNGEYAKILQKWGAQDGAVKEAAINGGK
- a CDS encoding NAD(P)-dependent malic enzyme, encoding MAAEIVNPRSDSGAGPEGGAEPLDSFDPAFALHRGGKMAVRATVPIRDTEDLSLAYTPGVARVCTAIAETPELVNDYTWKSSVVAVVTDGTAVLGLGDIGPEASLPVMEGKAILFKQFGGVDAVPIALDCTGVDEIVETVVRLAPSFGGVNLEDISAPRCFEIERRLQERLDIPVFHDDQHGTAVVTLAALRNAARLSGREIGQLRVVISGAGAAGVAIARMLIEAGIGDVAVADRKGVVSADRTDLTDVKRELASFTNKAKLTGTLEDALAGADVFVGVSGGTVSEEAVASMAKGAFVFAMANPNPEVHPEVAHKYAAVVATGRSDFPNQINNVLAFPGIFAGALQVRASRITEGMKIAAAEALAAVVGDDLSADYVIPSPFDERVAPAVTAAVAAAARAEGVARR
- a CDS encoding zinc-binding dehydrogenase; translated protein: MFAAYATRIDRDQPLSGLELGERPAPEARPGWSTVDVRAASLNHHDLWSLRGVGLPEERLPMILGCDAAGIDEDGNEVVLHSVIGQSGHGVGPREPRSILTERYQGTFAEQVAVPTWNVLPKPKELSFAEAACLPTAWLTAYRMLFTNAGVRPGDSVLVQGAGGGVATAAIVLGRAAGLRVFATSRDEAKRKRALELGAVEALEPGARLPQRVDAVIETVGAATWSHSIKSLRPGGTVVISGATSGDRPSHAELTRIFFLELKVVGSTMGTKDELEDLLAFCATTGVRPVIDEILPLDRAREGFERLESGEQFGKIVLSNS
- a CDS encoding helix-turn-helix domain-containing protein; its protein translation is MTDATDLAQRAGDRDPRVGLRAVAALRRLLEQLEAVQVRGARNQGWSWQEIAAELGVSRQAVHKKYGRQ
- a CDS encoding Clp protease N-terminal domain-containing protein, producing MFERFTKDARDVVQGAVAHAERAGVRSIGAEHLLLALLDREGSRASFAFAALGLAERKDSVREALAETRRRAGLTRADTDALAGLGIDVTEIVARVEEAHGAGALSGDRRDTGGWPGRRTFEQDAKDVLEGALRAAVGRRDRRIGDEHLLLALTVRPGVPAEVLADHGVTQESLLRVLYGEGTAQAG
- a CDS encoding PadR family transcriptional regulator, with amino-acid sequence MPPVFAHGRLRLYLLKLLDEAPRHGYEVIRLLEERFQGLYAPSAGTVYPRLAKLEAEGLVTHTTEGGRKVYSITDAGRAELADRSGELADLEMEIGESVAELAAEIKADVRGAAGDLRREMRAAASRTGSGKAGSTGPGTHDEPGARGDSEAWRTAKEEMRRAKQEWKEQARRAKDESRRAREEAQAARRQAQEAQSRANAQAQEEMRRLAGRVQERVQDHFTRGDWPTGVREGLTELAREFGNFGDFGKEHTRRSGTTGAGGAKAEPGPEYSETPPDFPMEYTPAWTHEPPTGEPARDLDRLLDRFRDDVRDAARDHGVTETQLADVRRHLSTAAAHIGAILNGPKV
- a CDS encoding DUF4097 family beta strand repeat-containing protein, whose amino-acid sequence is MSEWTVAEPQKLSFDAPVTELHVRVVNGTVNVVGTEESSARLEISDIEGPPLIVTHRHGTLTVAYEDLPWKGFLKWLDRDGWRRSAVVTLAVPASTHVEVGVVGAAAVVSGVRGPSVVKGVTGDTTLVGVSGPVRADTVSGSVEAQAVSGDLRFKSVSGDLTVVEGTGPSVRADSVSGSMIIDLDPEGPTDVRLTSVSGEIAIRLPHPGDTDVEANTASGSISNAFDGLRVQGQWGAHKITGRLGSGSGKLRATTVSGSIALLRRPAEEDDDSAWESGPASASPTDGTTDKKVL
- a CDS encoding DUF6104 family protein, which encodes MYFTDRGIEELEKRRGEEEVTFEWLAEQLRTFVDLNPDFEVPVERLATWLARLDDEDDE
- a CDS encoding CU044_2847 family protein; the encoded protein is MDGDSTRVARIELPDGTPVWARISGAGEPAYTEELSYTDTGFHERVEASVESLHSLITGVARSLAGPLSAVRPDEVSVEFGIELTAKAGKVVGLLADGEAKAALTVTLTWNGGPPEPGTAPGGGGPVPPGGAGPGAGPTDTGPRPDGPPPGTGPAPAAPGAGSGSGPASRAPSPGPQLAWAPDAEPVRRDLAPVRRTPGTEPSAADPARTPAPSAHPAPAPPASAPQPSPPHRPEALSGVWGHPG